In Anaerolineales bacterium, the DNA window GCTTTATCGGATCGTCACCAACCTGTGCTACAACCGGCTTCCGAGGCTGCGCCGGGAGTTCGCGGCCATCGGCGAAGAGGAAATCGTGGACCATCCCGATCCCCGGACCGGGGATCCGGATCAGGGTTTGGAGAATTCCGAACGACGCGCCTGGCTTCACCGGCAGATCGAGGCGCTTCCGGAGACTTACCGCCTTTTGGTGACTCTGCGCTACCAGCGCGACCTGCCCTACGAGGAGATTGCTTCCATCACCAGCCTGCCAATGGGGACGGTCAAGACCGGGCTGTTCCGCGCCAAGGAGAAGCTGCGCTCGGCGCTGGAGACGTACGAGGAGGTGCGGCAATGAACCCTTCCGATACCAACCGCTTGATGGCCGTCGTCGAGGACGCTCTGCGGACCGCGCCGCTGGCGCCAGCGCCGACGACTCTCCGGGGAGGCGTCATGCGCCGCGTGCGCCTGCTATCCTCGGCCCCTAAGTTCGCCTTCCCCTG includes these proteins:
- a CDS encoding sigma-70 family RNA polymerase sigma factor, which encodes MDNEAEIVARAQAGDAGAFELLVVEHQSYVFNLAFRVLGNEQEAEDTAQEAFVRAWQALPRFRGQSKFGTWLYRIVTNLCYNRLPRLRREFAAIGEEEIVDHPDPRTGDPDQGLENSERRAWLHRQIEALPETYRLLVTLRYQRDLPYEEIASITSLPMGTVKTGLFRAKEKLRSALETYEEVRQ